The Chitinivibrionales bacterium nucleotide sequence CTGCCTCGGTATTATCGGAAGATTTGCCGGCGATAACAATACATTCATCCACCAGAGGATGGCGTTCCATCAGGTTCTTTTTTATCTCGGTTATAATTGGCCCGATAGTGGCGGCCTCGTTGAGTGCCGGAATAACAACACTGACGGTCGCTTCCGCAGACTCTTTTTTGCGAACCAGCGTATCGAGCGGAAGAAAATGTGTATGGTGGAAGTGCTTGATCATAGTTGAAGAACAGAGATGCATTCTGAATCCATTCTAATATATATATTGACACTCCTTCGAGGTATATTATATTTTCCTAAGTTTCCCGAAAAGCATAGCGACGTTTTTCAGTATAAATTAGAGAGATGTAAGATGAAAACTACAGTAATGAACCACAAAGAGATTGCCCGTAAATGGTATCTGGTTGATGCCGAAAACAAGATTTTAGGGCGTCTGGCTTCAGAAATTGCGAAAAAGCTGATCGGCAAAAACAAGCCGTTCTATTCTCCCAATCAGGATCATGGTGATAATGTCGTTGTTATTAATTCCGACAAGGTAGCGCTTTCGGGCAGAAAACCCGAAACCAAGTCGTATTTCCGTCATTCACAATATCCTGGAGGAGAAAAGATCCGCCCCTATCGCAAGCAGATGGAGCTCGATTCGACCCGGGTAATCGTGAATGCGGTGAAGGGAATGGTTCCCAAAAATACGCTGGGCCGTGCGATCATGAAGAAACTTCATGTATATGCAGGCAGCGAACACCCGCATGAAGCGCAGAAGCCCGAACCATTATCAATAGGAAAAAGTGTTTAACCTCTAAAAAAAGGAAATAACTTTTGGAAAACGTTTATTCTGCAACAGGCAAAAGAAAAGATGCTATTGCCCGTGTTATTCTCAAATCCGGCAAAGGCGATCGAATCGTTAACGGTATATCGATTGCCGAATATTTAAAAAGCGACGTTCTCATCGAAAATGCCGAACAACCTTTCAAGTTATTGCAGGTGGGCGACACCTACGATGTTGTAGTGAAAGTATCGGGCGGCGGACTCTCGGGCCAATCCGGTGCTATTCGTCTTGGCATATCCCGTTCACTATGTCAGATCAGCGAAGAGTACCGTAAGAAGCTCCGTAAAAGCGGTCTGTTGACCCGGGATTCACGGGTTGTCGAGCGGAAGAAATACGGACAAGCCGGTGCACGGAAACGCTTTCAGTTCTCAAAACGATAGCACCTCGATTTTTTATTATATCAGAGTAACCACGCACACCGCGCAAGGAGAAGACGGGTGCTTCTTTACGGAAGTAATCTTCTCTGATGACACCGGTGGATGCATAACCCTTAATTAAGGAGTATTTCATGTCATCACTTACCCTTCAAGACCTGCTTGAAGCAGGCACGCATTTCGGCCACCAGACCAAGCGGTGGAATCCGAAAATGAAACGATATATTCTATGCCCCCGTAACGGCATCTATATCATCGACCTCAACAGAACACTTCAGGGAATCGACAGCCTTATCGATCGTGTACAGCAGGAAGTGAAAGACGGAGGTAAAATTCTTTTTGTGGGTACAAAAAAGCAGATCAAAGACTGTATCCGTGAAGAAGCCGAACGGTGTGGCATGCCCTATGTTACCGAACGGTGGCTTGGCGGAATGCTCACCAATTTCCAGACAATCAGGCAAAGCATTAAAAAGCTTGAGAAAATCGAAGCCATGGGGACCGACGGCACAGCAGAAGCGCTTCCCAAAAAGGAAGTTCTTGCTCTTAATAAGAAAAAAGACAAACTATTGATGGTCCTTAAAGGTATCAGACATGTCCGCAGATTGCCCTCACTGATTTTTGTTGTCGATACACTCAAAGAACATATTGCCATTGCCGAAGCGCATCGGCTTCGGATCCCCCTTGGCGCAATTGTCGACACAAATTGTGATCCTGAGGAGATCGATTATGTAATTCCGGGCAATGACGATGCATTGAAATCGGTACAGCTTATAGCCCGAACGGTTTCCGATGCGATAATTGCTGCAAGCGGTACACCCGATACCGAAGAGAGTATGAAAAAAGAGCAGAAATCCGAGGAAGCAGAGGAAGGCCTGAAGGAAGAGGTTTCGGAAGTCGATGAAACCGGTGAAGAAAAATCCGAAGAAGATACCCCTGCGAAGAGGAAACGTCGTGTCGTGCGGCGGAAAAAGGTAGAGACATCGGAAGAAGAGTAGATTCCGTCATTCTTTCCGGTTTTACAGCTCTTATTATTTATTTGTAGTAAACCGAAGCATTTTAAAGGAGAAAATTATAATGACTATCAGCGCACAGCAGGTCCGCGAATTGCGGGAAAAAACCGGCCTTGGTATGATGACCTGCAAACAGGCACTCACCGAGACGGACGGTGACATGGAGAAGGCGATCGAGAATTTACGGAAGCAGGGCCAGGCCACAGCATCAAAACGTGCCGGCAAAGCGGCAAATGAGGGCCAGGTCTCGATTATCATCGGAGATTCGGATGCAATCATGTTCGAAATCAATTGTGAGACCGATTTTGTAGCCCGGGGTGATGATTTTATCGCCTTGGCCGATGCTGCCTATGAAGCCATTGCTGCGGCTCGCCCAAAAAGCCTCGAAGAGGCAAAGGCGCTGAAAAGCGACAAGCTCGGTGGAATCAGTATCGAAGAGAAAGTTGTGGAACTGATGGGTAAAATCGGTGAAAAAATCACGTTTCGCCGTTATATCTACGAAACTTGCGATTCTTCATCGGAAAAATTCTTTTCCTATATTCATGGCGGCGGTAAAATCGGTGTCCTTGTCAAAATATTGTCCGATAACGGATCAGCCCTGGCTTCGGATGCAGCGGCTTCCGTGGGTAAAGATTGTGCGATGCAGATAGCAGCATCGGTCCCACTCGGTATCAACCGGGAGAGTATCTCCCCCGAGACAGTCGAAAAAGAGAAAGAAATCTATTTTACTCAGGCAAAAAATTCCGGAAAACCCGAAAAGGTATGGGATAAAATCGTTGAAGGTAAACTGAACAAATATTTCAAGGAAGCCACTCTTTACGAGCAGGAATTCATCAAAGATACCGACAAGTCGGTTTCGCAGCGTATTGAGGAAGGCGCAAAAGAGGCCGGTGCATCTTTGAATGTTGTCTGGTTCAAACGTTTTGAACTCGGCGGCGAGGAATAGCCGGAGTGGAGCCTCGATACCGGAGCATACTGTTAAAACTAAGCGGTGAAGCCCTTGCCGGCACACGCGGCCATGGTATCGATCCCGATATTGCAGAGCACATAATTTCTGAAGTCAAGCAGGTTTACGATGCCGGTGTAAAAGTCGGCATCGTTATCGGCGGCGGGAATATCTACCGGGGTGCATCAGGCCCCATCGCCCGGACCACCGGCGATATGATGGGGATGCTTGCAACGGTTATCAACGCCCTTGCACTCAAGGAATTTTTTTGTTCGGCAGACATTCCTGCGGTTGCTTTCAGTGCGCTCCGTATCGACAAGGCAGCCGAGTTTTTCTCTGCAGACAAAGCCCGTGCCGTCCTGAATGGCGGCTCTATCATTATCATGGCCGGTGGAACCGGAAATCCTTTTTTTACCACCGATACGGCAGCCGCACTACGGGCCGCCGAAATAGACGCCGAAGTTATCATTAAAGCGACCCAGGTGGATGGCGTGTATGACAGTGATCCCGTGAAAAATCCCGATGCCGTCAGGTACGAGACGGTATCCTACGATGAAGCATTGCAGAAAAATCTGAAAGTCATGGATTCGACCGCTCTTTCATTCTGCAGAGACAACAGTATACCGATTGTTGTATTTAAATTATCCGATAAAGGGAAGCTTTTCAAGTTCGTTATGGGTGAGACAATCGGATCTTTAATTACGAAGGGAGTCGAAAAATGAGTGTAACACAATCGATTCATTCAGAAACCCGGCAAAAGATGGAGAAAACGATCGAAAGTCTTAAGCGGGAATTTTCACATATCCGGACCGGCCGAGCCAATCCTTCGCTTTTTGATGGGATCAAAGTCGATTATTACGGTTCGATTGTTCCCCTGAATCAGGCCGGTACTATTTCGATACCTGAAGCACGGCTGGTTACGATTCAGCCCTGGGACAAGACAATGCTGCCGGTAATCGAAAAGGCGATCAAAGCCTCCGATCTTGGACTCAATCCGCAGAATGACGGGAACCAGATCCGGATACCGATACCGCCGCTTTCTGAAGAACGGCGAAAAGAGATTTTTAAAAACTGTAAAAAGATCAGCGAAGACAACAAAGTGGCTATCCGTAACGTTCGCCGCGACAGTAATGAAAAAATCAAGAAAGCTGAGAAAGACAAAGAGATTACCCAGGACGTACAGAAAAAGGCCATGGATGATATCCAGAAGCTGACTGACAGTTATATCGAAACAATTGACAAGCAGTTGGAATTGAAAGAAAAAGAAATCATGGAAGTTTAAGCATGCACGACATATGATTTTTTTTAATTAACCCCTTTTTGCAAAAGGGGTTTTTTATTTTTAGCGGCAATTGTATTGTCGATCATGGAAGCTTTATATTTACTAATTACTTTAGACCGAAGAATTCGAAGATATATTATGAATATTCCCCGGCACATAGGTATTATCATGGACGGCAACGGGCGGTGGGCCAAAAAACGTGGCCTTCCCCGGTATGCGGGTCATCGCGCAGGAACCGAAGCCACCCGTAAGGTTGTACGTGCCTGTGGTGAACTTGACATCTCCTATCTGACAATTTATGTTTTTTCGGCAGAAAACTGGCAGCGTCCGAAGAAGGAAGTGAATTTACTCATGGATCTTCTGGTGGAAATGATCCGGCGGGAAGTAAAAGACCTGGATAAAAACAATGTACGGCTCCATGCGATCGGGGATCTGGCAAAGCTGCCTCCCAAATGTTCGGTGGAACTCGAAAAAGGGATAGGAAAACTTTCGACCAACACCGGTTTAAATCTGATACTGGCTATCAGTTACGGAGGGAGATCCGAGATTGTTCAGGCTGTAAAAGCATTTGCCCGGCGGGCGCAGGAACATCCGGAGATTATCGATACCCTCGATGAGAAAGAATTCAGCACCTATTTGTATACCAGCCCCTATCCCGACCCTGAACTCATCATTCGCACCGGAGGAGAAAACAGGATAAGCAATTTCCTGATCTGGCAATGTGCCTATGCGGAATTGTATATCACCGATATTTTATGGCCTGATTTTAATAAAGACGCCTTGGTGGCGGCTCTGGATGACTTCAACAAACGAGAACGCCGTTTCGGGAAAGTCAAATAATATTCATGAAAAATGGGAATCTTTCAAAACGGTTATTCTTTACCTTATGGGCGATCCCGCTTGGCTGGTGGATTATTAATGCCGATTTTTCGGTAATACCGCCGGGAATGCTGGAATCGGTGCAACCCGACCTGACAATATATCCGGGCCAGATTCTCGCCATGCTTCTTATTATCCTAGGAATGTCCGAATATATCCGCATGCTGAGCATCCGGTTTCCCCAAAACGGCTTCTGGGTGGTTTATATCTGGCTTTCTTTTCAGTTTATTTCATCTTTTTTCCCCGAGCTTGCGGTAAGCGAACGCTTCGACACTTTTTTGCTCCTGATGCTTGTTGCGGGGGAAGCCATGCTCTGGGGAAAAGCCACAAGCCGCTGGCAGCGGGCAAGCCTGTTATTCAGCGGGACGGTTTTTCTTTCAATTGCCGGCATATCGCTCCTGTACTTCTACCGGGAGCCCTTTCAAACCATTTTCCCCCGTCTGTATGAGCATTCCATGCTCTCGCAGCTCGGGATTATCACGATATGCGGTGCGATTTTTTTGTGCGATACCGCAGCCTATTTTGTCGGCACCTATTTCGGCAAACACCATTTCAGCAGTATCAGTCCGAAAAAAACCATTGAAGGAAGCGTTGCCGGTTTATGTACATCAATTCTCGTGGCATCTATCGGATGGTTTTTATGGGCAGGAGATAAATACCCGGCCTTCCTGGGAGTAATTTTAGGAATATTAATCGGTGTTTTTGCCCAGGCGGGTGATCTGCTTGTTTCGTTGATGAAGCGTTATTACAGGGTAAAGGATACTTCATCCATTATACCCGGCCATGGAGGCATTCTCGACAGGTTCGACAGTGTGTTTTTTACAGCACCGGTTGTTTCGCTTTACTTCTGGATGATCGATAAAATAATCAACTAGGAAAATCAGCCGGCTCAGCCGCCGGAATATAGAGGAGATGCTCGCATAGTGTTGAAAATTCTGCTTTTAGGCTCAACCGGTTCGATTGGAACGAGTGCATGCCGTTGCGCAGAACGATTCCATGATCATTTTGAACTGGTGGGCCTTTCGGCCAATAATAACGGAGAACGGTTAATTGACCAGATAAAAACCTTTTCTCCCAAGGCAGTCTGTATCGCCGATCCTTCTTCGGCAAAGGCTCATGAAAAGGAGATACCGTCATCGGTAGCTTTCTACTCGGACACCGAAGGATTGCTCTCCTTTGTGCGGGATCTCGATTATGATATCCTTTTAAATGCCATTGTGGGGGCAGCCGGGTTTCGTCCTACCGTAGAAGCACTCGCGCGGGGGAAACGGGTTGCCCTGGCAAACAAGGAAAGCCTGGTTATCGGCGGTGAATATATCGGGACAATTCTTTCGAGCGGCAAAGGTGAAA carries:
- the rplM gene encoding 50S ribosomal protein L13, which encodes MKTTVMNHKEIARKWYLVDAENKILGRLASEIAKKLIGKNKPFYSPNQDHGDNVVVINSDKVALSGRKPETKSYFRHSQYPGGEKIRPYRKQMELDSTRVIVNAVKGMVPKNTLGRAIMKKLHVYAGSEHPHEAQKPEPLSIGKSV
- the rpsI gene encoding 30S ribosomal protein S9, translated to MENVYSATGKRKDAIARVILKSGKGDRIVNGISIAEYLKSDVLIENAEQPFKLLQVGDTYDVVVKVSGGGLSGQSGAIRLGISRSLCQISEEYRKKLRKSGLLTRDSRVVERKKYGQAGARKRFQFSKR
- the rpsB gene encoding 30S ribosomal protein S2, coding for MSSLTLQDLLEAGTHFGHQTKRWNPKMKRYILCPRNGIYIIDLNRTLQGIDSLIDRVQQEVKDGGKILFVGTKKQIKDCIREEAERCGMPYVTERWLGGMLTNFQTIRQSIKKLEKIEAMGTDGTAEALPKKEVLALNKKKDKLLMVLKGIRHVRRLPSLIFVVDTLKEHIAIAEAHRLRIPLGAIVDTNCDPEEIDYVIPGNDDALKSVQLIARTVSDAIIAASGTPDTEESMKKEQKSEEAEEGLKEEVSEVDETGEEKSEEDTPAKRKRRVVRRKKVETSEEE
- a CDS encoding elongation factor Ts; the encoded protein is MTISAQQVRELREKTGLGMMTCKQALTETDGDMEKAIENLRKQGQATASKRAGKAANEGQVSIIIGDSDAIMFEINCETDFVARGDDFIALADAAYEAIAAARPKSLEEAKALKSDKLGGISIEEKVVELMGKIGEKITFRRYIYETCDSSSEKFFSYIHGGGKIGVLVKILSDNGSALASDAAASVGKDCAMQIAASVPLGINRESISPETVEKEKEIYFTQAKNSGKPEKVWDKIVEGKLNKYFKEATLYEQEFIKDTDKSVSQRIEEGAKEAGASLNVVWFKRFELGGEE
- a CDS encoding UMP kinase, coding for MAGVEPRYRSILLKLSGEALAGTRGHGIDPDIAEHIISEVKQVYDAGVKVGIVIGGGNIYRGASGPIARTTGDMMGMLATVINALALKEFFCSADIPAVAFSALRIDKAAEFFSADKARAVLNGGSIIIMAGGTGNPFFTTDTAAALRAAEIDAEVIIKATQVDGVYDSDPVKNPDAVRYETVSYDEALQKNLKVMDSTALSFCRDNSIPIVVFKLSDKGKLFKFVMGETIGSLITKGVEK
- a CDS encoding ribosome recycling factor translates to MSVTQSIHSETRQKMEKTIESLKREFSHIRTGRANPSLFDGIKVDYYGSIVPLNQAGTISIPEARLVTIQPWDKTMLPVIEKAIKASDLGLNPQNDGNQIRIPIPPLSEERRKEIFKNCKKISEDNKVAIRNVRRDSNEKIKKAEKDKEITQDVQKKAMDDIQKLTDSYIETIDKQLELKEKEIMEV
- a CDS encoding isoprenyl transferase, which codes for MEALYLLITLDRRIRRYIMNIPRHIGIIMDGNGRWAKKRGLPRYAGHRAGTEATRKVVRACGELDISYLTIYVFSAENWQRPKKEVNLLMDLLVEMIRREVKDLDKNNVRLHAIGDLAKLPPKCSVELEKGIGKLSTNTGLNLILAISYGGRSEIVQAVKAFARRAQEHPEIIDTLDEKEFSTYLYTSPYPDPELIIRTGGENRISNFLIWQCAYAELYITDILWPDFNKDALVAALDDFNKRERRFGKVK